From the Cupriavidus necator N-1 genome, one window contains:
- a CDS encoding helix-turn-helix transcriptional regulator, with amino-acid sequence MSIEIGKDITAFADQLLDAVFLVDTGGRIQYVSAACEGIFGYTPKDMAGEFIIDLVMPADRDRTIVEAKQVMSGKKRIGFENRYRHKDGSAVHIMWSAGWLQSERLRVGVARDVTALKKESILDLGLALSSVPLAPHEQKVLRLLLTDASEKQIAQRLGLAVSTTHSYVTGIFRKFGVRGRAGLMSLWLENLTRD; translated from the coding sequence ATGAGTATCGAGATCGGAAAAGACATCACTGCGTTTGCCGACCAACTGCTGGACGCCGTATTCCTGGTCGACACGGGCGGCCGCATCCAGTATGTCAGCGCAGCCTGCGAGGGCATTTTTGGCTATACGCCGAAGGATATGGCGGGCGAGTTCATCATCGATCTGGTCATGCCCGCCGACCGGGACCGGACCATTGTCGAGGCCAAGCAGGTCATGTCGGGAAAGAAGCGGATCGGTTTTGAAAACCGCTATCGCCACAAGGACGGCAGTGCCGTCCATATCATGTGGTCCGCCGGATGGCTCCAGTCGGAACGGTTGCGCGTCGGGGTTGCCCGCGATGTCACTGCGCTGAAGAAGGAGAGCATTCTTGACCTTGGGCTGGCGCTTTCTTCCGTCCCGTTGGCGCCCCACGAGCAGAAAGTTTTGCGGCTGCTGTTGACCGACGCATCGGAAAAGCAGATTGCCCAGCGCCTCGGTCTGGCGGTTTCCACGACCCATTCCTATGTGACCGGCATCTTCCGGAAATTCGGCGTCAGGGGCCGGGCCGGGTTGATGAGCCTGTGGCTGGAAAACCTGACCAGGGATTAG